The Anaerolineae bacterium genomic sequence GGGCTGTGAATAAGATTAAAGCCAAACAGCAAGTCGTGTTCTTTAAGACCGTAGATTGCCGCTTCTATTTTATCCGGGGAAAGGCCGGCGGCGCCGAAAAATCCCAGCATTTGTGCGCGGCCGGTTTCTTGAACCATCCTTACGGACGTGATTCCGTTAGCCATGGCGCCGGCGATATAGGCGTAGCGAAGATTGTGTCTTTTTTTGAAACAAGGATCACCTAAGTTTTCAGGAGGGAGCGGCGGCGAATACGCGCAAAGAGGATAAGCCCCCGGGTTTGGCTCCGTTAAATCGCCGATAGTAATTGTTCCATCCCTGCCTGCGGCAAGCCCGCCGTCCATGTCCAGCAAAAATACAGGTTCTGTAACCCTGGTGATTGCTTTTTTAACCGCATCATCTCCGAGCTCAGGCTCAGTCTTTCCCTGTGTCCACCATCCTGTATTTTTTTTGTTTTTAACAAACATTTTTTCCGGCAGGATCCTGCGCAGACGCTTCCAAAGAAAATCCTATTGCAGAACGCTCACATTTTCTTCTTTCAAATTCATTTTTCATTTTCTTTAACCTCTCCTCAAAATACTACACAGGTAAGCTGTAATCACTTTTACTCCAGAGATAATTTAGAAGCGAAAAATCATCCTTTTTAATGTTAGCCCTGATTTTTAAAATTTCATTTATATTTGCCAGAAATATATCCAGCATATCAGGGTCAAAATGTTGCCCTCGTTCTTTCTTCATAATGCCGAGAGTAGCTTCAACAGAGAAAGCTTCCTTATAAGGGCGTTTTGAGGCCAGCGCGTCAAAAACATCTGCTATGGCTACAATCCTGCCTGCCCGAGGAATATCCCGGCCGGAAAGACCGTCAGGATATCCACTGCCGTTCCATTTTTCATGATGGGAAAGAGCTATATGCTCCGCAAGCATAATTATTTTCGCATTGGAATTTGACAGGATATTTGCTCCTATAGTGGTATGGTTTTTAACTATATCAAATTCTTTATCAGTTAGTTCGCCGGGTTTTAATAATATATGGTCGGGAATGCCGATTTTCCCTATGTCATGCATGGGCGCCGCATAGAGCATATCTTGAGCCTTTAAGTCAGACATCCCGAGTTTTTCGGCTATCAGCGCGCTGTAACGACCTATGCGGACAATATGATCGCCGGTGTCTTCATCCCTGTATTCAGCGGCCATTACAAGCCGGCAAATGGTTTCAAGGTATGCTTTATGGAGTTCAAGGTTGGCGGCTTTAAGGTCTGAGGCGGTTCTTCTTAAATCATAGCCGTATTTGATAAGCTGCAAATTAGCGGCTTCGAGCTCTTTTCGTTTTCTTTTTTCAGATTTATAGACTTTGACAAGGTCGTCCGCATATTTTTTCAGTTGATCAGCATTAGCATCTCTGGCGTAAGGCTTGTCAGTTTCCATAATATTTTTCTCTATCCAAGTATCTCTTCAATTTTTCTTATTAAATCCAACGGGCTGAAAGGCTTTATAAAATAGTCGACAGCCCCGGCTTCAAGTCCCTCTTTAATATCATTCTTACGGGCTTTGGCGCTTAGGAGGATTATCGGGCATGAGCTGGTTTGCGGATCATTCTTTAAAACCCGGGTTGCTTCAAGCCCGTCAAATTTTCCGGGCATCATTATATCCATTATGATCATATCAGGTTGTTCAGCTCTGGCTATATCAATGGCCTGTTTCCCGTTTGTTGCTTTAAGAACATAATGATCCTCCATTAAGAGGGTTGCTTCCATGAGGTCGAGAAGCTCTTCCTGGTCATCAACAATGAGAATCTTTTTCATTTTTTGTTATCCTTGTGCCGGCGATATAACCGTTACCGTTGTTCCTTTTCCAAATACGCTTTTCACCGGGATATTTCCGTCATGAACTTCAACAATGTTCTTGACGATGCATACCTAGGCCGCTGCCGGAAATGGCTTTATTGGAGAAATCCGCACTGTAGAATTTGTCAAACATTTTTTTTGACTGTTCTGATGTCATCCCGATTCCTTTATCGGTTATGCTGATTTCGATTCCAGTTCCCTTGCTACAAGGGGGTTGATCCTTCTGATGACGTTAAGTATTAATTTATAGCTCTTTATTGTTTCATCCATAACATTTTATAATTAAATGTTATTCTTTAATTTGTCAAGGTGGAATGAGCAATATCCATGATCTTCTATTGCTTTGCGATCCAATGATGATGGCTTCCTGAAAAGTCGGATTCATCCTTTGATATTCTTATTCTTAAAAACTTAAATCTTTACCCGAGTGCATTTTTCTGATAAATTATGTTTGAATCGCAAAAGCGATCGTATTGCCCGTAGCTTGTCGTAGCAAAGCGGAAATCCCGTCCAAGCGGGGCTGAAGGAAAATATATGATTATTAATAAAGTTGAGGTCAGTGCAACAGGTGAAAATTACAGGGGTATTGTTTTATTGACACTTGTGCAAAAAGATGACGGCTGGACTTATGAGGTTGATAATATGACCGACGGTGGTTTTGCCTTAACCTGGAGAGCGAAAACAGCGGAGCAGGCATCCAGGAAGGTTCAAAATATATACAGGGATAACATGTGGAATTTTAAGATTAAAGAATAACAGGTTCATCAAAGAGTTAAGCATGAAACAGGGTAACTTCCGCGAAAAGGTTAAGGAGCTTCTTTCTTTTGCCGATGTTAAAATCGGAGGAGACCGCCCATGGGACATCCAGGTTCACAACGATAAGCTGTATGCAAGATTTTTAGCCGAGGGTTCACTGGGTGTGGGCGAATCCTATATGGACGGTTGGTGGGATTGTGACAGACTTGATGAGTTATTTGATAGAGTTTTCAAGGCTGAACTGGATGCAAAGATCAAGCCGTTTTCCTGTTTATTCGAAGCGGTGAAGGCTAAAATAGTCAACACGCAAAGACCCTCCCGCGCTTTCAGGATAGGACGACACCATTATGATATGGGCAACGATTTATACCGCTGTATGCTGGACAAACGCATGATTTATAGTTGCGCTTACTGGAAGGATGTAAAGACACTGGACCATGCCCAGGAGTCAAAACTGGATCTGATTTGCCGCAAACTGGGCTTAAAGCCGGGTATGCGGGTTCTGGATATAGGATGCGGGTGGGGCAGGACTGCAAAGTTTGCCGCACAACGCTACAAGGTCGAAGTTGTCGGCATAACGGTTTCCGATAATCAGTATCAGCTTGGGAAGGAGCTTTGCCGAGGTCTTCCGGTTGAAATCCGCATGCAGGACTATCGCAGCATTGATGGAGTATTTGACCGTATCCTTTCAATCGGCATGATCGAACATGTTGGCTGCAAAAATTACGCAACATTTATGCGTGTAGTTAAAAAGCACCTTAAGGAGAACGGACTCTTCCTGCTGCATACAATAGGCGGTAACCGCTCAGTCGCAAACATTGATCCATGGATTAATCGTTATATCTTTCCCGATTCCATGCTGCCGTCAGCAAAGCAGCTATGCAGGGCTTTTGAGGGGTTGTTTGTTCTCGAAGACTGGCACAGCTTTGGTGC encodes the following:
- the cfa gene encoding cyclopropane fatty acyl phospholipid synthase, with amino-acid sequence MKELSMKQGNFREKVKELLSFADVKIGGDRPWDIQVHNDKLYARFLAEGSLGVGESYMDGWWDCDRLDELFDRVFKAELDAKIKPFSCLFEAVKAKIVNTQRPSRAFRIGRHHYDMGNDLYRCMLDKRMIYSCAYWKDVKTLDHAQESKLDLICRKLGLKPGMRVLDIGCGWGRTAKFAAQRYKVEVVGITVSDNQYQLGKELCRGLPVEIRMQDYRSIDGVFDRILSIGMIEHVGCKNYATFMRVVKKHLKENGLFLLHTIGGNRSVANIDPWINRYIFPDSMLPSAKQLCRAFEGLFVLEDWHSFGADYDKTLMQWYKNFHENWGYLKKIYDERFYRMWKFYLLACAGSFRARQNHVWQIVLSPGGVPNGYQAQR
- a CDS encoding response regulator, coding for MKKILIVDDQEELLDLMEATLLMEDHYVLKATNGKQAIDIARAEQPDMIIMDIMMPGKFDGLEATRVLKNDPQTSSCPIILLSAKARKNDIKEGLEAGAVDYFIKPFSPLDLIRKIEEILG
- a CDS encoding HD domain-containing phosphohydrolase; amino-acid sequence: METDKPYARDANADQLKKYADDLVKVYKSEKRKRKELEAANLQLIKYGYDLRRTASDLKAANLELHKAYLETICRLVMAAEYRDEDTGDHIVRIGRYSALIAEKLGMSDLKAQDMLYAAPMHDIGKIGIPDHILLKPGELTDKEFDIVKNHTTIGANILSNSNAKIIMLAEHIALSHHEKWNGSGYPDGLSGRDIPRAGRIVAIADVFDALASKRPYKEAFSVEATLGIMKKERGQHFDPDMLDIFLANINEILKIRANIKKDDFSLLNYLWSKSDYSLPV